The sequence AACTTTTTGAGCTGCCTTATGAATTGTTATGCCAGACATTACTTGTTGGTGCTTGAGCAGCTCATGCTGAAAGACTTTTTCATATGTGTTTAATTCAGAGCCTTGCATTAGCTGCTGCACTTTTTTAACCATTTCAGAAACGGTTTTGTCAGGCTCGGCTTGAATTCCGTACTGCACATTAACAGTTTCCAGAATGCCCATGTTCTTGTTGTCATCATCGAGCATTTTCTGGATGCGATCGCGAATTTCATTATCGGAAACTTCTTTCAAAAATTGTTGCTCATTGGCAATCAACAATTTTTGAATTTCTTTCATATCTGCCAATTTTTTGGCAATAGCAGTACGTTTAGTATCGTCTAAAGTTGTTACCATCTTGAGTTCTCCTCTAACAAACTGAAATTGTTTGTGTTTTAGACAATTTCAGAGTGACATATTGTTTCGGAACGCTCCATCTTTCTTTTGAGCGATAACCCTGAAACTAAGGATATAAAAATCTCAATTTTTAGGATAATTTTTACAAGCGAATCGCATTTATACTTTTAGGTAGAGAACTGCTAAAACGACACTCCATCGCCGGGTAGATAAATTTTTATTTTTGCTTTTCTAGATTGACTTCAGGATATTTAAAGAGAGGAGTTCCTATCGTAATGTCAGAAAATCCTGGACTAGGAGAGCAGGCGCTAAATAAAGCCGCAGAAATAGGGTTATCTAGCCAATTAGATGAAGTAGAAAATTTAGATGTAAATATCAAAGCTGAACCTTTAAATTTAGTTCAGGGACAGATAGAGGCAGTCTCTATTGAGGGTGAAGGTTTAGTAATGCAGCAAGATTTGCGCATGGAAGAACTAGATATGGATATTGATAGTGTTGCTATCAATCCTCTAGGGGCAGCCTTTGGCAAAATTGAACTAACTAAACCTACTCAAGGTAAGGCACGGGTAGTGTTAACCGAAGCAGATATAAACCGTGCTTTCAACTCCGAGTATGTTCATTCACAACTGCAAACTCAGAAAATTCATGTAAATGGCAAATTAACAACATTTGTTCCTCAAAACGTAGAATTTCGCTTACCTGGAGAAGATAAAGTAGCATTGAACGCTACTTTACTTTTACAAGAAAACCAACAAATTGAAAAAGTCGCCTTTTCAGCAGTACCCCGTGTTAATGAGAGCGGACAAACAGTGACTTTAGAAAATGTTGAA is a genomic window of Chlorogloeopsis sp. ULAP01 containing:
- a CDS encoding DUF2993 domain-containing protein, with translation MSENPGLGEQALNKAAEIGLSSQLDEVENLDVNIKAEPLNLVQGQIEAVSIEGEGLVMQQDLRMEELDMDIDSVAINPLGAAFGKIELTKPTQGKARVVLTEADINRAFNSEYVHSQLQTQKIHVNGKLTTFVPQNVEFRLPGEDKVALNATLLLQENQQIEKVAFSAVPRVNESGQTVTLENVEYGENQETSPELTKALVDVTSEILDLRNFDLEGMSLRVKNLEVEVGKLILQAEAYVEQIPSA